A window of the Equus przewalskii isolate Varuska chromosome 10, EquPr2, whole genome shotgun sequence genome harbors these coding sequences:
- the FAAP100 gene encoding Fanconi anemia core complex-associated protein 100 produces MADLAPQVNYLAGFCCPLGGLAAGKPRVLCLGAEIFLSTGSELVYVYDQEAGLLTAVYRFPGQVWHLELLALRRALYVLCAHRGIYCMSLDQASRSVSQDDGDDGDSEDSQDGESPSRVIPVDPDACVLHDATLCTFTVLDNLLITLAQGPARWKVQLFECPCPGEDPLLKGQIGEVELSTPPAGSPREPAAPYFLPVLCCMSPPGSRVAHSHLHGSRGFTLEETLFGLLFGTDASLLESPVILCGLPDGQLCCVVLQTLVTSGLAPDDSKALVKILHHLEEPVVFIGALRTEPLAEDVEDSHSDCLVALGHHGRTLAVKASWDEAGNLVPELREYCLPGPVLCAACGGGGRMYHSTPSDLCVVDLARGGTPWDPMQPDTGPGDLPSLLCPASLSVCSVVTLSVSSRAPEGGTELLALSAKGRLMTCRLDLNSETPSPTRVTAANTGRKIKELLSGIGTVSERVSFLKKAVDQRNKALMCLNEAMNVSCALLSSREGPRPISCTTTTTWSRLQLQDMLTATCLLENSSDFSLDRGWALCIQVLTSSRTLELDSASSAVTYTIPVDRLGPGSRREVTLPLGPGEDGMLDLPVTVSCALFYSLREVVGGALTPSDCSKDPSLDMCPLDVLPEQEGICLPLSEHTVDMLQCLRFPSLATPHMQAPSLLSPVSDPVDTFLGACLGPGSKPAGPASLRAAYLPPSVAAIKVSAELLRATMGDSYSGVSLCCATLQWLLAENAAVDIVRARALSSVQGVAPDGTDVHLIIREVAVTDLCPAGPLQAVEIQVESSSLANMCQAHHAIIGRMQRMVVEQAARGSSPPDLRMQYLHQIQANHEMLLREVQTLRDRLCTEDEGHSCATAEKLLQLYRQLRSPSLLLL; encoded by the exons ATGGCCGACCTCGCGCCGCAGGTTAACTACCTGGCGGGCTTCTGCTGCCCGCTCGGGGGCCTGGCGGCGGGCAAGCCCCGCGTGCTGTGCCTCGGGGCGGAGATCTTCCTGTCCACCGGGAGCGAGCTGGTCTACGTCTACGACCAGGAGGCGGGGCTGCTGACC GCGGTGTACAGGTTTCCGGGTCAGGTGTGGCACCTGGAGCTTCTGGCCCTTCGCAGGGCGCTTTACGTCCTGTGCGCCCACAGGGGCATCTACTGCATGTCGTTGGACCAGGCGAGCAG GTCTGTGAGCCAGGATGACGGGGACGATGGGGACAGTGAGGACAGTCAGGACGGTGAGTCCCCTTCCCGTGTGATCCCTGTGGATCCAGACGCCTGTGTCCTCCATGATGCCACGCTGTGCACTTTCACCGTGCTCGACAATTTGCTCATCACCTTAGCACAGGGCCCCGCCCGGTGGAAGGTGCAGCTGTTCGAGTGTCCCTGTCCAGGAGAGGACCCCCTGCTCAAAGGCCAGATCGGTGAGGTGGAGTTGTCCACCCCCCCAGCTGGGAGTCCGAGAGAGCCTGCAGCCCCCTACTTCCTCCCAGTGCTGTGCTGCATGTCACCGCCAGGCTCCAGAGTCGCACACAGCCACCTGCACGGCTCCAGGGGCTTCACGCTGGAGGAGACCCTCTTTGGGCTACTCTTTGGAACTGATGCCTCCCTCCTGGAGTCACCCGTGATCCTCTGTGGTCTCCCCGATGGCCAGCTTTGCTGTGTGGTCCTGCAGACCCTGGTCACCTCTGGGTTGGCCCCTGATGACTCGAAGGCTCTTGTCAAGATCCTCCATCACCTGGAGGAGCCCGTCGTCTTCATTGGGGCCTTGAGGACAGAGCCACTGGCTGAGGACGTGGAAGACTCACACTCCGACTGCCTGGTGGCACTTGGTCATCATGGCCGGACACTGGCTGTCAAGGCCAGCTGGGATGAGGCTGGGAATCTGGTGCCAGAGCTGCGGGAGTACTGCCTCCCGGGGCCTGTGCTCTGTGCAGCCTGCGGCGGGGGCGGCCGCATGTACCACAGCACCCCCTCGGACCTCTGTGTGGTAGACCTGGCTCGGGGAGGCACTCCCTGGGACCCCATGCAGCCGGACACGGGCCCAGGAGACTTGCCCTCTCTGCTGTGTCCAGCGAGCTTGAGTGTCTGCAGCGTCGTCACCCTGTCTGTGTCGTCTAGGGCACCTGAAG GTGGCACTGAGCTCTTGGCCCTGTCTGCCAAAGGCCGCCTGATGACCTGCAGGCTGGACCTGAACTCTGAGACGCCTTCCCCTACCAGAGTGACCGCAGCAAACACTGGCCGAAAAATCAAGGAATTGCTCTCTGGAATTGGCACCGTCTCTGAGAG AGTGTCTTTTCTGAAGAAGGCAGTTGACCAGCGGAACAAGGCTCTGATGTGCCTCAATGAAGCCATGAACGTGAGCTGTGCCCTGCTGTCAAGCCGGGAGGGCCCCAGGCCCATCTCCtgtaccaccaccaccacctggaGCCGCCTGCAGCTGCAGGACATGCTTACGGCCACCTGCCTGCTGGAGAACAGCAGCGACTTCAGCCTGGACCGGGGCTGGGCCTTGTGCATCCAGGTGCTCACCAGCTCCCGGACCTTGGAGCTGGACTCGGCCAGCTCAGCGGTCACCTACACCATCCCCGTGGACCGGCTCGGCCCTGGCAGTCGGCGGGAGGTGACGCTGCCCCTGGGCCCTGGCGAGGACGGCATGCTCGATCTGCCTGTGACCGTGTCCTGTGCACTCTTCTACAGCCTCCGGGAGGTCGTGGGCGGGGCCCTCACCCCCTCAGACTGTTCCAAGGACCCCTCCTTGGATATGTGCCCCCTTGATGTCCTGCCTGAGCAGGAGGGCATCTGCCTGCCCCTGAGTGAGCACACGGTGGACATGTTGCAGTGTCTGCGCTTCCCCAGCCTGGCCACACCCCACATGCAGGCCCCCAGCCTGCTCAGCCCAGTCAGTGACCCTGTGGACACCTTCCTGGGAGCTTGCCTTGGGCCAGGCAGCAAGCCGGCTGGACCTGCATCTCTGCGGGCCGCCTACCTGCCTCCATCAGTGGCCGCCATCAAGGTGTCAGCGGAGCTGCTGAGGGCCACCATGGGGGACAGTTACTCAG GCGTGTCCTTATGCTGTGCCACCCTGCAGTGGCTCCTGGCCGAGAATGCTGCTGTGGACATCGTGAGGGCCCGAGCACTGTCCTCTGTGCAGGGAGTGGCCCCAGATGGCACCGACGTCCACCTCATCATCCGCGAG GTGGCGGTGACCGACCTGTGTCCGGCAGGGCCTCTCCAGGCCGTGGAGATCCAGGTGGAGAGCTCCTCTCTGGCCAACATGTGCCAGGCTCACCACGCTATCATCGGGCGTATGCAG CGGATGGTCGTCGAGCAGGCCGCCCGGGGCTCCAGCCCACCTGACCTCCGTATGCAGTATCTCCACCAGATCCAGGCCAACCACGAG ATGCTGCTGCGGGAGGTGCAGACCCTGCGTGACCGGCTGTGCACGGAGGACGAAGGCCACTCCTGCGCCACCGCCGAGAAGCTCCTGCAGCTGTACAGGCAGCTTcgcagccccagcctcctcctgttGTGA